Proteins encoded together in one Lysobacterales bacterium window:
- a CDS encoding right-handed parallel beta-helix repeat-containing protein — MKPIRSILAGLPIWLAALPAGAQTASSLVALEGYGNLETAGVVVTISGDSDRDASLQVEWRRSGDAVYRVAHPGVRFDATHFASSLFGLAPGVAHELRVTLADPDGVGGAAMMLGGFSTRADVLVEPTLRTLYVRPDGNDSNDGLAPASAVRTIQRGADLAQAGDVVAVAAGVYRESVTVPRSGTAPQPIVFRGVGDAVLLDGGDAAIAAGVSWTALANGVYRRTLGFATGHVSSDQGRLYRYDSLAELEALAAGAPGGYHFDGTDLYLKFADASAPAARSLHVARFDSGFVLDGRNHVRIENFAIRHFGSGDYGKGVYLRFSSDCIVRNNRMHEIGAAGVWVKGGARHRIEDNVFSDTSIPGWPWELTKGSSAENNGVAFTDNPGRGHVVRRNQFSATFNGIGPCGGSVGPDGITSEVDVYRNRFRDHNDDALEPEGYCANLRLFENAIRDSHMAFAVAPAAPGPTFLVRNTALDTGSTRTSQIDGYGASALKINSGYPTPVGPLLLYHNTFYTRAPNTDSLLLLDPGASTWLRSRNNIIAGTRYALEKINPIALDLDHDLLHSTDPTRFVRWQGVHYASLSALQVGTGAEANGRSGAPQLVAPDAGDFRPAAASPAIDGGVVIAGINDGFVGAAPDIGAVERDDAALLFADGFD; from the coding sequence ATGAAACCCATCCGATCGATCCTGGCTGGCCTGCCGATCTGGCTCGCCGCCCTGCCTGCGGGCGCACAGACCGCGTCCAGCCTGGTGGCGTTGGAGGGCTACGGCAATCTGGAGACCGCGGGTGTGGTCGTCACCATCAGCGGCGACAGTGACCGAGATGCCAGCCTCCAGGTCGAGTGGCGGCGCAGCGGTGATGCCGTGTATCGCGTCGCCCACCCGGGCGTGCGCTTCGACGCCACGCATTTCGCCAGCAGCCTGTTCGGACTCGCGCCCGGAGTCGCGCACGAACTGCGCGTCACCCTCGCCGACCCCGATGGCGTGGGCGGCGCCGCCATGATGCTCGGCGGCTTTTCGACCCGCGCCGACGTGCTGGTCGAGCCGACGCTGCGCACCCTGTATGTGCGCCCGGACGGCAACGACAGCAATGATGGGCTCGCTCCGGCGAGCGCGGTGCGCACGATCCAGCGCGGCGCTGACCTGGCCCAGGCCGGCGATGTCGTGGCCGTCGCCGCGGGCGTCTATCGCGAATCGGTCACCGTGCCGCGCTCGGGCACCGCGCCGCAGCCGATCGTGTTCCGCGGCGTGGGCGACGCCGTGCTGCTCGATGGCGGCGACGCCGCGATCGCCGCCGGCGTCAGCTGGACCGCGCTGGCGAACGGCGTATACCGGCGCACGCTCGGTTTCGCCACCGGGCATGTCAGCAGCGACCAGGGCCGGCTCTATCGCTACGACTCGCTGGCCGAACTGGAGGCGCTTGCGGCCGGAGCGCCTGGCGGCTATCACTTCGACGGCACCGATCTCTACCTCAAGTTCGCCGACGCCAGCGCGCCGGCCGCACGCAGCCTGCACGTGGCGCGTTTCGACAGCGGCTTCGTGCTCGATGGTCGCAACCACGTGCGCATCGAGAACTTCGCGATCCGCCACTTTGGCTCCGGCGACTACGGCAAGGGCGTGTACCTGCGCTTCAGCAGCGACTGCATCGTGCGCAACAACCGCATGCACGAGATCGGCGCCGCCGGCGTCTGGGTCAAGGGCGGTGCGCGCCATCGCATCGAGGACAACGTTTTCAGCGACACATCCATCCCGGGCTGGCCCTGGGAACTGACCAAGGGCAGCAGCGCCGAGAACAACGGCGTCGCCTTCACCGACAACCCCGGGCGTGGTCACGTGGTGCGACGCAATCAGTTCAGCGCCACCTTCAACGGCATCGGCCCTTGCGGCGGCAGCGTCGGACCGGATGGCATCACCAGCGAAGTCGATGTCTATCGCAACCGTTTCCGCGACCACAACGACGATGCCCTCGAACCCGAAGGCTACTGCGCCAACCTGCGCCTGTTCGAGAACGCCATTCGCGATTCGCACATGGCCTTCGCCGTCGCGCCGGCGGCACCCGGGCCGACGTTCCTGGTGCGCAACACCGCACTCGACACCGGCAGCACCCGCACCAGCCAGATCGACGGCTACGGCGCCAGCGCGCTCAAGATCAACAGCGGCTATCCGACGCCGGTCGGTCCGCTGCTGCTTTACCACAACACCTTCTACACGCGCGCACCGAATACCGATTCGCTGCTGCTGCTCGATCCCGGTGCCAGCACCTGGCTGCGCAGCCGCAACAACATCATTGCCGGCACGCGGTATGCGTTGGAGAAGATCAACCCGATCGCGCTCGATCTGGACCACGACCTGCTGCACAGCACCGACCCGACGCGCTTCGTGCGCTGGCAGGGCGTCCACTACGCCAGTCTGTCCGCGCTGCAGGTCGGCACCGGCGCCGAAGCGAACGGGCGCAGTGGCGCGCCGCAGCTGGTGGCGCCAGACGCCGGCGACTTCCGTCCCGCAGCAGCCAGTCCGGCGATCGATGGCGGCGTGGTGATCGCTGGCATCAACGACGGTTTCGTCGGCGCGGCGCCGGACATCGGCGCGGTCGAACGCGACGATGCCGCGCTGCTGTTCGCCGACGGCTTCGACTAG
- a CDS encoding FAD-dependent oxidoreductase, which translates to MNAMHSDVLVVGGGVIGLSCALALARGGRSVTVLERAGVGSGASHGNCGTITPSHALPLAQPGVIAQGLRWMMQADAPLRIAPTLDPQRLAWLARFALHCTHGQVERVAPAKAALLNRSRTLIEAFVQAEAIDCEFAHDGALQVFRSQRGFDAGCAELELLRAHGVPVEVWDRARVEREEPALKPGVVGGLYWPNDAHLRPDRYVAALAARARDAGVVIREQTEVAGFDRSGGHISGVRVGQETWSAGTVLLAAGAWSPPIARDLGLRLPIQPGKGYSITYSRPPQTPRCPLVLAEPRVCVTTWGSGFRLGSTMEFAGHDETMNRVRLDALVRGAQEFLHHPIGPEHIEDWWGWRPMTPDDLPIIGPSTRIANLWFATGHGMLGMSMSNATAELLAAQMLGQDSVIDPRPYLPARFAL; encoded by the coding sequence GTGAACGCGATGCACAGCGATGTGCTGGTCGTGGGTGGCGGCGTCATCGGGCTGTCCTGCGCACTCGCGTTGGCGCGCGGCGGACGCAGCGTGACCGTACTCGAACGCGCCGGCGTCGGTTCCGGCGCGTCGCACGGCAACTGCGGCACGATCACGCCCTCGCACGCGCTGCCGCTGGCGCAACCGGGCGTCATCGCGCAGGGCCTGCGCTGGATGATGCAGGCGGACGCGCCGTTGCGCATCGCCCCGACACTCGACCCGCAGCGCCTGGCCTGGCTCGCACGCTTCGCCCTCCATTGCACGCATGGCCAAGTGGAACGTGTCGCACCGGCCAAGGCCGCGCTGCTGAACCGCTCGCGCACGCTGATCGAAGCCTTCGTGCAGGCCGAAGCGATCGACTGCGAATTCGCCCACGACGGCGCGCTGCAAGTGTTTCGCAGTCAACGCGGATTCGACGCCGGCTGCGCCGAGCTCGAACTGCTGCGCGCGCATGGCGTGCCGGTCGAAGTCTGGGACCGCGCCCGTGTCGAACGCGAGGAACCGGCGCTGAAGCCCGGCGTCGTCGGCGGCCTGTACTGGCCGAACGACGCGCACCTGCGCCCGGACCGCTACGTCGCCGCGCTCGCCGCGCGTGCCCGCGACGCGGGCGTCGTGATCCGCGAACAGACCGAAGTCGCCGGCTTCGACCGCTCCGGCGGGCACATCAGCGGCGTGCGCGTCGGCCAGGAAACCTGGTCCGCAGGTACTGTGTTGCTCGCCGCTGGCGCCTGGTCGCCACCGATTGCGCGCGATCTCGGCCTGCGCCTGCCGATCCAGCCCGGCAAGGGCTACTCGATCACTTACTCGCGCCCGCCGCAGACGCCGCGCTGCCCGCTGGTGCTGGCCGAACCGCGCGTCTGCGTCACCACCTGGGGTTCGGGTTTTCGTCTCGGCAGCACCATGGAATTCGCCGGCCACGACGAGACGATGAATCGCGTCCGCCTCGACGCCCTGGTGCGCGGCGCGCAGGAATTCCTGCACCACCCGATCGGCCCCGAACACATCGAAGACTGGTGGGGCTGGCGTCCGATGACCCCCGACGACCTGCCGATCATCGGCCCCTCGACCCGCATCGCCAACCTCTGGTTCGCCACCGGCCACGGCATGCTCGGCATGAGCATGTCCAACGCCACCGCCGAACTGCTCGCGGCGCAGATGCTCGGGCAGGACAGCGTGATCGATCCGCGCCCCTACCTGCCAGCGCGCTTTGCGCTTTAA
- the mgtE gene encoding magnesium transporter yields MAELAQIDKAARQMKTLSQALDSGRLGPVRRMVNTLSPAEIGNLLESLPPAKRLMVWGLVDAEDDGEVLVHVGEEVRESLLRDMDEDEIVAAAESLDIDDLADLFDDLPDTVTDSVLQSLDRSDRDRLEQALSYPEDSAGRLMNPDAVTVRPDVTVDVVLRYLRLRGELPDHTDHLYVVSRRNQYLGRVALSRIITSQAETPINELVDDTQPPVSVEMSSEAVAQSFADHDWITAPVVDDNNVLLGRITIDDVVDIIRYQAEHQVMSAAGLDEEEDLFSPVPRAVRRRLVWLGINLATAFLAASVVGRFEGTIEKIVALAILMPIVAGMGGNAGTQVLALMIRGLALGQVSASNAAVLLWKEVRVALMNGIVLGLLLGAIVWLWFGDPALSAVIASALTINLLSAASAGVMVPLTLKRLGFDPALAGGVILTTVTDVMGFLAFLGLGTVFLL; encoded by the coding sequence ATGGCCGAACTTGCCCAGATCGACAAGGCCGCGCGGCAGATGAAGACGCTGTCGCAAGCGCTCGATTCCGGCCGACTCGGGCCGGTGCGGCGCATGGTCAATACCTTGTCCCCGGCCGAGATCGGCAACCTGCTCGAATCGTTGCCACCGGCCAAGCGCCTGATGGTCTGGGGACTGGTCGACGCCGAGGACGACGGCGAGGTGCTGGTGCACGTCGGCGAAGAGGTGCGCGAAAGCCTGCTGCGCGACATGGACGAGGACGAGATCGTCGCCGCCGCCGAGTCGCTCGACATCGACGACCTCGCCGACCTGTTCGACGACCTGCCGGACACGGTCACCGACAGCGTGCTGCAGTCGCTCGACCGCAGCGACCGCGACCGTCTGGAACAGGCGCTGTCCTACCCCGAGGACAGCGCCGGACGACTGATGAACCCGGACGCGGTGACGGTGCGCCCGGACGTGACCGTCGATGTCGTGCTGCGCTACCTGCGCCTGCGCGGCGAACTGCCCGACCACACCGACCATCTGTACGTGGTCAGCCGCCGCAACCAGTACCTCGGCCGCGTGGCGCTGTCGCGCATCATCACCTCGCAGGCGGAGACACCGATCAACGAACTGGTCGACGACACCCAGCCGCCGGTCTCGGTCGAGATGTCAAGCGAGGCGGTGGCGCAGAGCTTCGCCGACCACGACTGGATCACCGCGCCGGTGGTCGACGACAACAACGTGCTGCTCGGGCGCATCACCATCGACGACGTCGTCGACATCATCCGCTACCAGGCCGAGCACCAGGTGATGAGCGCCGCCGGCCTCGACGAGGAGGAAGACCTGTTCAGCCCGGTACCGCGCGCGGTACGTCGGCGTCTGGTCTGGCTTGGCATCAACCTCGCCACCGCGTTCCTGGCGGCGAGCGTGGTCGGCCGCTTCGAGGGCACCATCGAGAAGATCGTCGCACTCGCGATTCTGATGCCGATCGTCGCCGGCATGGGCGGCAATGCCGGCACCCAGGTGCTGGCGCTGATGATCCGCGGACTCGCGCTCGGCCAGGTCAGCGCGTCGAATGCTGCGGTACTGCTGTGGAAGGAAGTGCGCGTCGCGCTGATGAACGGCATCGTGCTCGGACTCCTGCTCGGCGCCATCGTCTGGCTGTGGTTCGGCGACCCGGCCTTGTCGGCGGTGATCGCGAGTGCGCTCACCATCAACCTGCTGTCGGCCGCGAGCGCCGGGGTGATGGTGCCGCTGACGCTCAAGCGCCTCGGTTTCGATCCGGCGCTCGCCGGTGGTGTGATCCTGACCACAGTCACCGACGTGATGGGTTTTCTCGCCTTCCTCGGCCTCGGCACGGTGTTCCTGCTGTGA
- a CDS encoding DUF2326 domain-containing protein, producing the protein MIHRIYSSLATFKALEFKSGLNVLIAQKEAGATDKQTRNRAGKTSLIEIVHFLTGSDAGEDSLFRSDALDNALFGMAFDLGGEKLRVERSGHQKSKIHLEGDSFAKGKTSISNSEWVELLGEKLFELHEVPEYDGRVPTFRSLFAYFVRRQLSGPFTTPEKQANMQQPGDYQVALLFLLGLDWRIASDWQKVRDREKTLAELKKAAGAGAFGSIVGKASVLRTQLTVAEARLTDIKSQVASFRVLPQYAELEAEADQLTRAINDLSNANVIDAATIGDLERALQAEAPPSLADLQSIYAEAGVALPSVAIKRYEDVRSFHESVIRNRRDYLAGELDTAKQRVAVREQERVRLDARRAVVMGVLQSHGALDQFSQLQGEAVRMEAAVESLRQRFEAAAQLEGTKNELEIERNRLTLRLRRDFAEQRTRLSEAILAFEETSKRLYESAGSMTVEETSNGPVFKFPMQGSRSKGIKNMQIFCFDMMLMRLCAKHGMGPGFLIHDSHLFDGVDGRQLISALKVGAETAAELGFQYIVTMNEDDAFKETAAGFDLRDHVLPTVLTDAKEDGGLFGFRF; encoded by the coding sequence ATGATCCATCGCATCTACAGCAGTCTCGCGACATTCAAGGCGCTGGAGTTCAAGTCCGGATTGAATGTGCTGATCGCGCAAAAGGAAGCAGGCGCGACGGACAAGCAAACCCGCAACCGGGCGGGCAAGACCAGCTTGATCGAGATCGTGCACTTCCTGACCGGCTCGGATGCCGGGGAGGATTCCCTGTTCCGTTCGGACGCGCTCGACAACGCATTGTTTGGCATGGCATTCGATCTCGGTGGCGAGAAGCTTCGGGTTGAACGCTCTGGGCATCAGAAATCCAAGATTCATCTTGAAGGCGACAGCTTCGCGAAGGGGAAGACCAGCATCTCGAATTCCGAGTGGGTAGAACTCCTCGGCGAAAAGTTATTCGAGTTGCATGAGGTGCCTGAGTACGATGGGCGCGTCCCAACATTTCGTTCCTTGTTCGCCTATTTCGTGCGTCGGCAACTCAGCGGACCGTTCACCACACCTGAGAAGCAGGCAAACATGCAGCAGCCCGGTGACTATCAGGTCGCCCTGCTTTTCCTGCTTGGCCTGGATTGGAGGATTGCCAGCGACTGGCAGAAAGTTCGGGATCGGGAGAAGACCCTGGCTGAACTGAAGAAGGCGGCCGGGGCCGGTGCGTTCGGCAGTATCGTCGGGAAAGCGTCTGTTCTGCGCACCCAACTGACTGTGGCCGAGGCCAGACTGACAGATATCAAGTCCCAGGTTGCCTCGTTCCGAGTGCTGCCTCAGTACGCAGAACTGGAAGCGGAGGCTGATCAGCTCACGCGCGCAATCAATGACCTGTCGAACGCCAATGTGATTGACGCGGCAACGATCGGAGACCTGGAGCGCGCCTTACAGGCAGAAGCGCCCCCGTCACTCGCCGATCTTCAGAGTATCTACGCAGAAGCGGGCGTTGCATTGCCGAGTGTCGCCATCAAGCGCTACGAAGACGTGCGAAGTTTCCATGAGTCGGTCATTCGGAATCGGCGAGATTACCTCGCCGGAGAGCTGGATACAGCGAAGCAGCGCGTTGCGGTGCGCGAGCAGGAGAGGGTCCGGCTCGACGCACGGCGTGCTGTCGTGATGGGCGTCCTACAAAGTCACGGCGCGCTGGATCAGTTTTCTCAACTGCAAGGTGAAGCCGTGCGCATGGAAGCGGCGGTCGAGTCGCTGCGGCAACGCTTCGAGGCTGCCGCGCAACTGGAAGGCACGAAGAACGAACTGGAAATCGAACGAAACCGCCTGACACTGCGCCTGCGGCGCGACTTTGCCGAGCAGAGGACGCGCTTGTCTGAAGCAATTCTCGCGTTCGAGGAGACGTCAAAGCGGCTGTACGAGTCCGCCGGCAGCATGACCGTAGAGGAAACATCCAATGGGCCGGTATTCAAGTTTCCGATGCAAGGCTCACGCAGCAAGGGCATCAAGAACATGCAGATTTTCTGCTTCGACATGATGCTCATGCGGCTCTGTGCTAAGCACGGCATGGGGCCAGGATTCCTGATCCACGACAGCCATCTCTTCGACGGCGTTGATGGCCGACAGTTGATCAGCGCACTGAAAGTTGGCGCGGAAACGGCTGCGGAGCTGGGCTTTCAGTACATAGTCACGATGAATGAAGACGATGCGTTCAAGGAGACCGCCGCCGGCTTCGACCTGCGGGACCACGTGCTCCCGACGGTCCTGACTGATGCCAAGGAAGATGGCGGCCTGTTTGGCTTCCGTTTCTGA
- a CDS encoding N-6 DNA methylase, with protein sequence MLDTDTKRRIDTARNILVGKVPDPKSQVEQITIALIYKFMDDMDAESEELGGKRKFFTGDYARYGWAKLMAPSLGGHEMLGLYGEGIAKMPENPGIPPLFRDIFKNAYLPYRDPETLKMFLKIIDEFSYDHSERLGDAFEYLLSVLGSQGDAGQFRTPRHIIDFMVEVLAPKKTDTLLDPACGTAGFLISAYKHILRSNTDVKGNSTLTPDDKGRLARNFKGYDISPDMVRLSLVNLYLHGFTDPHIFEYDSLTSEERWNEFADVILANPPFMSPKGGIKPHKRFSIQAKRSEVLFVDYMAEHLTPTGRAGIIVPEGIIFQSQTAYKDLRKMLVENSLVAVVSLPAGCFNPYSGVKTSILILDKSLAKSADTIAFFKVENDGYGLGAQRRAIDKNDLPQVQAEVATYLQSLRAKTPTDTLTLATGLIVPKEKIAANGDYNLSGERYREGAASNHSFPLVSLGEETLFRVESGGTPKSDVEEYWGGGIPWATLVDLPATDFISEILATKRTISDKGLRESSAKMIPTNSVVVSTRATIGRIAINRVPIATNQGFKNIVIEDAARAVPEYVALALTKLVPTMQAWATGGTFAEISKSKFCELQIPLPPLEVQKEIVAEIEGYQKVINGARAVLDHYRPHIPIHPDWPMVPIKDVAAVESGFGFPLDYQGKTDQEIPFLKVSDMNLPGNEKDIVSWNHSVSRKVLRELKGDAYPEGTVIFPKIGAAIATNKKRILTRDSTYDNNVMGIIPDTARLLPDFLHTYLLAFDLSRWASESQPPSMRKTTVEAHEIPIPPLATQQAIVAEIEAEQALVAANRELIVRFEKKIQATLARIWGEEEPLSTEAGA encoded by the coding sequence GTGCTCGACACCGACACCAAACGCCGCATCGACACCGCCCGCAACATCCTCGTCGGCAAAGTGCCCGACCCCAAGTCCCAGGTCGAGCAGATCACCATCGCGCTGATCTACAAATTCATGGACGACATGGACGCCGAGAGCGAGGAACTCGGCGGCAAGCGCAAGTTCTTCACCGGCGACTACGCCCGCTACGGCTGGGCCAAGCTCATGGCGCCCTCGCTCGGCGGCCACGAGATGCTCGGCCTCTACGGCGAAGGCATTGCCAAGATGCCCGAAAACCCCGGCATCCCGCCGCTGTTCCGCGACATCTTCAAGAACGCCTACCTGCCCTACCGCGACCCCGAAACGCTCAAGATGTTCCTCAAGATCATCGACGAGTTCAGCTACGACCACAGCGAGCGGCTTGGCGACGCCTTCGAGTATCTGCTCAGCGTCCTCGGCAGCCAGGGCGATGCCGGCCAGTTTCGCACGCCGCGCCACATCATCGACTTCATGGTCGAGGTCCTCGCTCCGAAGAAGACCGATACCCTCCTCGACCCTGCCTGCGGCACCGCCGGGTTCCTGATTTCGGCCTACAAGCACATCCTGCGCAGCAATACCGACGTCAAGGGCAACAGCACGCTGACGCCCGATGACAAGGGCCGCCTCGCCAGAAACTTCAAGGGTTACGACATCTCTCCCGACATGGTGCGGCTGTCGCTGGTGAATCTCTATCTGCACGGCTTCACCGATCCGCACATCTTCGAGTACGACAGCCTGACTTCCGAAGAGCGCTGGAACGAGTTTGCCGACGTGATCCTCGCCAACCCGCCGTTCATGTCGCCGAAGGGCGGCATCAAGCCGCACAAGCGCTTTTCCATCCAGGCCAAGCGCAGCGAAGTCCTGTTCGTGGACTACATGGCCGAGCACCTCACGCCCACCGGCCGCGCCGGCATCATCGTCCCCGAAGGCATCATCTTCCAGAGCCAGACCGCCTACAAAGACCTGCGCAAGATGCTCGTCGAGAACTCTCTCGTCGCCGTCGTCTCGCTGCCAGCGGGCTGCTTCAATCCCTACTCCGGCGTGAAGACCAGCATTCTCATCCTCGACAAGTCCCTCGCCAAGTCCGCCGACACCATCGCCTTCTTCAAAGTCGAGAACGACGGCTACGGCCTCGGCGCCCAGCGCCGCGCCATCGACAAGAACGACCTGCCGCAGGTGCAGGCCGAAGTCGCCACCTACCTCCAATCCCTGCGCGCCAAAACGCCCACCGACACGCTCACCCTCGCCACCGGCCTGATCGTGCCGAAGGAAAAGATCGCCGCGAATGGCGACTACAACCTCAGCGGCGAGCGGTATCGGGAGGGAGCGGCCTCCAATCATTCCTTCCCGCTCGTCTCTCTCGGCGAAGAGACCCTCTTTCGAGTTGAAAGCGGCGGCACTCCCAAGTCCGACGTCGAGGAATACTGGGGCGGTGGCATTCCTTGGGCGACGCTCGTTGACCTTCCGGCGACCGACTTCATCTCTGAGATCTTGGCAACGAAGCGGACAATCTCCGACAAGGGCCTGCGCGAATCTTCCGCGAAGATGATCCCTACAAATTCAGTCGTTGTCTCGACTCGTGCGACCATCGGACGCATTGCCATCAACCGTGTTCCCATCGCGACGAATCAAGGCTTCAAGAACATCGTCATCGAAGATGCTGCGCGAGCCGTGCCGGAGTATGTGGCGCTCGCGCTCACGAAGCTCGTCCCTACGATGCAGGCGTGGGCGACAGGCGGAACCTTCGCGGAGATTTCCAAATCCAAATTCTGCGAACTCCAAATCCCCCTGCCGCCGCTGGAAGTGCAGAAGGAGATCGTGGCGGAGATCGAGGGCTACCAGAAAGTCATCAACGGCGCCCGCGCCGTCCTCGACCACTACCGCCCCCACATCCCCATCCACCCAGACTGGCCGATGGTGCCAATCAAGGACGTGGCCGCAGTCGAAAGCGGGTTCGGGTTCCCCTTGGATTACCAAGGCAAGACCGATCAGGAGATTCCTTTTCTCAAAGTGAGCGACATGAACCTTCCCGGAAACGAGAAGGACATTGTCTCTTGGAACCACAGCGTATCGCGCAAGGTGTTGCGCGAACTGAAGGGCGATGCCTACCCTGAAGGCACTGTCATCTTCCCGAAGATTGGTGCGGCAATCGCCACCAACAAGAAGCGCATCCTCACGCGCGATTCGACCTACGATAACAACGTCATGGGCATCATTCCGGATACAGCGCGGCTGCTCCCCGACTTCCTTCATACTTATCTGCTCGCGTTCGACCTGTCTCGCTGGGCCAGCGAATCACAGCCGCCGTCCATGCGGAAGACAACAGTCGAGGCGCACGAAATCCCCATCCCGCCCCTCGCCACCCAGCAAGCCATCGTGGCCGAGATCGAAGCCGAGCAAGCGCTGGTCGCCGCCAACCGCGAGCTGATCGTCCGCTTCGAGAAGAAGATCCAGGCAACCCTCGCCCGCATTTGGGGCGAAGAAGAGCCGCTATCCACGGAGGCTGGCGCATGA
- a CDS encoding response regulator, whose translation MQQEGTESAARTRLLEEVVLRECLDSNARANQRGVWLTLVLVPFAAWRLGLHAPALQFHYWAWLMVVAALLRAVVVQRYLRQPPRADALGRWRFGFMLVAALVGVGWSALAWPLLEMGPDVRLLVYCLLMAIAAIGLFSFHAMAESFAAFLLPLVCSMLFTVVAGEVALAREVAIMVPLFGVIMVVGSSLVSANAADVIRARWRADELSRAARAASEAKSRFLARMSHEIRTPINGMMGMAELLANANLPAPHDHHARSVLHAGSTLLAVVDDVLDFAKIQASQMSLRPEPCDLAAWIERCVQPYRMLAAQRGLKFDVRIDPALPPRVLVDAQRLAQTVGNLLSNALKFTERGHLRVELNRVDEAHWSLTVEDSGIGVAAEDLQRMFEPFTQVDATAGRRYGGTGLGLSIVRQIVQLMDGDIRCDSLPARGSRFIMTLPLLPSPALASEPEAQPEESVALLSGCVLVAEDNALNLEITRLFLESMGVEVLTARDGAEAIAQHLARHPDLILMDCEMPGIDGLETTRRIRADETLKHVPIIALTAHALPEDRQASLDAGMDDYLSKPVDRQRLYRALKQYLRSAED comes from the coding sequence ATGCAACAAGAGGGCACCGAATCGGCAGCGCGCACGCGTCTGCTCGAAGAAGTGGTGTTGCGCGAATGCCTGGATTCGAATGCGCGCGCCAACCAGCGTGGCGTCTGGCTGACGCTGGTGCTGGTGCCGTTTGCGGCGTGGCGGCTCGGTCTGCACGCGCCTGCGCTTCAGTTCCATTACTGGGCATGGCTGATGGTCGTGGCGGCGCTGTTGCGCGCCGTGGTCGTGCAGCGCTATCTGCGCCAACCGCCGCGGGCCGATGCGCTCGGCCGCTGGCGCTTCGGCTTCATGCTGGTCGCGGCCCTGGTCGGGGTCGGCTGGAGCGCGCTGGCCTGGCCGTTGCTCGAGATGGGGCCGGATGTGCGCCTGCTGGTCTACTGCCTGCTGATGGCGATCGCCGCGATCGGACTGTTCAGTTTCCACGCGATGGCGGAATCATTCGCCGCTTTCCTGCTGCCGCTGGTGTGCTCGATGTTGTTCACGGTTGTGGCTGGAGAGGTGGCGTTGGCGCGCGAGGTCGCGATCATGGTGCCGCTGTTCGGGGTGATCATGGTGGTCGGTTCGAGCCTGGTCAGCGCCAATGCCGCAGACGTCATCCGCGCACGCTGGCGTGCGGACGAACTGAGCCGCGCTGCGCGCGCGGCGAGCGAGGCCAAGTCGCGTTTTCTGGCCCGCATGAGCCACGAGATCCGCACCCCGATCAACGGCATGATGGGCATGGCCGAGTTGCTGGCCAACGCCAACCTGCCGGCACCGCACGATCACCACGCACGTTCGGTGCTGCACGCGGGCAGTACGCTGCTGGCGGTGGTCGACGACGTGCTCGACTTCGCCAAGATCCAGGCCAGCCAGATGAGCTTGCGCCCCGAGCCCTGTGATCTGGCAGCATGGATCGAGCGCTGCGTGCAGCCCTACCGCATGCTGGCTGCGCAGCGCGGGCTCAAGTTCGACGTGCGCATCGACCCCGCGCTGCCGCCGCGCGTGCTGGTCGATGCCCAGCGCCTCGCGCAGACCGTCGGCAATCTGCTGTCGAACGCGCTGAAGTTCACCGAGCGCGGGCACCTGCGCGTCGAACTGAATCGGGTCGATGAAGCTCACTGGTCGCTGACGGTCGAGGACTCCGGCATCGGCGTTGCCGCCGAGGATCTGCAGCGCATGTTCGAGCCGTTCACCCAGGTCGACGCCACCGCTGGGCGCCGCTACGGCGGTACCGGGCTCGGGTTGTCGATCGTGCGCCAGATCGTGCAATTGATGGATGGCGACATCCGTTGCGACAGTCTGCCCGCGCGCGGCAGTCGCTTCATCATGACCTTGCCCTTGCTGCCCTCACCGGCGCTCGCGTCGGAACCCGAAGCGCAGCCGGAGGAGTCGGTCGCGCTGCTGTCCGGGTGCGTGCTGGTGGCCGAGGACAACGCGCTGAACCTGGAGATCACGCGCTTGTTCCTGGAGTCGATGGGCGTCGAAGTGCTCACTGCCCGCGACGGCGCCGAGGCGATCGCACAGCACCTCGCCCGCCATCCCGACCTGATCCTGATGGACTGCGAGATGCCCGGCATCGACGGCCTCGAAACCACTCGCCGCATCCGCGCCGACGAGACGCTCAAGCACGTGCCGATCATCGCCCTGACCGCCCACGCCCTGCCCGAAGACCGCCAGGCCAGCCTCGACGCTGGCATGGACGACTACCTGTCGAAACCAGTGGACCGCCAACGCCTCTACCGCGCCCTCAAGCAGTACCTGCGCTCAGCCGAAGACTGA